From one Dama dama isolate Ldn47 chromosome 4, ASM3311817v1, whole genome shotgun sequence genomic stretch:
- the ZNF175 gene encoding zinc finger protein 175 isoform X3: MLAEANLPQRPQFLGSEEQDGSCEGLVSFEDVTMDFSREEWQQLDPAQRHLYQDVMLEIYSHFFSVGYHIPNPEIIFRIEEGKEPWVRETELPCQRYHEGEFGLETPQREISEASFHNKMMGGVTRDGSWCSILEELWEQADPTEGDLKNQNKPSHQGVFFNKKTLNTERDCDYKDPGKVIQARPHLASSQKESHKHCSFAKRLKPNLEATHQNQSSTTTHLDDMVGSGQSVPHSSSSASCKNTHTGENFREGDTCTKAFSQKQLLTQHQVHTQEKPDTCTECGRDFTHKSHLLEQQRFHSVENLQECSKCGKAFTSQPKFGVCVIDHIGNIPYICKECGKVFIQRPELVTHQKTHTRKKPHKCHECGKTFFQMLSLFRHQRTHTREKLYECSECGKGFSQNSTLSIHQKIHTGERQYVCSECGKAFTQKSTLSLHQRIHSGEKSYVCIECGQAFIQKAHLIVHQRSHTGEKPYQCHSCGKSFISKSQLDIHHRIHTGEKPYECSDCGKTFTQKSHLNIHQKIHTGERHHVCSECGKAFNQKSILSMHQRIHTGEKPYKCSDCGKAFTSKSQFREHQRIHTGEKPYVCTACGKAFNGRSNFHKHQMTHNRERTFACYKCGNTFVEKSELITHQRTHIGEKPYECCDCGKSFSRKPQLKVHQRIHTGERPYVCSKCGKSFNNRSNFNKHQTTHTRDKSYKSS, encoded by the exons ACCTGTATCAGGATGTGATGCTGGAGATCTACAGCCACTTTTTCTCCGTGG GGTATCacattcccaacccagagatcattTTTAGGATTGAAGAAGGAAAGGAGCCATGGGTGAGAGAAACTGAACTCCCATGTCAGAGGTATCATG AAGGGGAGTTTGGGCTTGAAACCCCACAACGGGAGATTTCTGAAGCTTCATTTCACAATAAGATGATGGGTGGAGTCACAAGAGATGGTTCATGGTGTTCCATTTTAGAAGAACTGTGGGAACAAGCTGACCCAACAGAGGGAGAtctgaaaaatcaaaataaacctTCACATCAGGGAGTTTTCTTCAATAAGAAAACACTGAACACAGAGAGGGACTGTGACTACAAGGACCCTGGAAAAGTCATCCAGGCAAGGCCCCACCTTGCTTCTTCACAAAAGGAATCTCATAAACATTGCTCATTTGCAAAAAGGTTGAAGCCTAACCTAGAAGCAACTCATCAAAATCAAAGCAGTACCACAACACACCTTGATGATATGGTTGGATCTGGTCAGTCAGTCCCCCATAGCTCTTCCAGTGCCAGCTGCAAGAATACTCACACAGGAGAGAACTTCCGTGAAGGTGATACATGTACAAAAGCCTTCAGCCAGAAACAGTTACTCACACAACATCAAGTTCATACTCAGGAAAAACCAGATACGTGTACTGAATGTGGGAGGGACTTCACCCACAAGTCACACCTCCTTGAGCAACAGAGATTCCATAGTGTAGAAAATCTCCAGGAATGTAGTAAATGCGGGAAAGCCTTCACCTCACAACCAAAATTTGGGGTCTGTGTGATAGATCATATAGGTAACATACCATATATatgtaaggaatgtggaaaaGTCTTCATTCAGAGGCCAGAATTGGTTACACACCAGAAAACTCATACTAGAAAGAAGCCCCATAAATGCCATGAATGTGGAAAAACTTTCTTCCAGATGTTATCTCTCTTCAGACATCAGAGAACCCATACGAGAGAAAAACTCTAtgaatgcagtgaatgtgggaaaggcTTCTCCCAGAATTCAACTCTCAGTATACATCAGAAAATCCACACTGGTGAGCGACAGTATgtatgcagtgaatgtgggaaggccttcaCCCAGAAGTCAACACTCAGCTTGCACCAGAGAATCCATTCAGGGGAGAAGTCCTATGTGTGTATTGAATGTGGCCAGGCCTTTATCCAGAAGGCACACCTGATTGTACATCAGAGAagtcacactggagagaagccttatcaGTGTCACAGCTGCGGGAAATCCTTCATTTCCAAGTCACAACTTGATATACATCATCGAAtccacactggggagaaaccTTATGAATGCAGTGACTGTGGGAAGACCTTCACCCAAAAGTCACACCTCAACATACACCAGaaaattcacactggagaaagaCACCACGTGTGCAGTGAATGCGGGAAGGCCTTCAACCAGAAATCAATCCTCAGCATGCATCAGCGAATTCACACCGGAGAGAAGCCTTACAAATGCAGTGACTGTGGGAAGGCCTTTACTTCCAAGTCACAGTTCAGAGAGCATCAGCGGATCCACACGGGAGAGAAACCCTACGTATGCACTGCATGTGGGAAGGCTTTCAATGGTAGGTCAAATTTCCATAAACATCAGATGACTCACAATAGAGAGAGAACCTTTGCCTGTTACAAGTGTGGGAACACCTTCGTTGAGAAATCAGAGTTAATCACACATCAGAGAACGCATattggagagaaaccttatgaatGCTGTGACTGCGGGAAATCCTTCAGTAGGAAACCACAACTCAAAGTGCATCAACGAATTCACACAGGAGAGAGACCTTATGTGTGTTCCAAGTGTGGGAAGAGCTTCAACAACAGATCAAATTTTAATAAACACCAGACAACTCACACCAGAGATAAATCTTACAAAAGCAGTTAA
- the ZNF175 gene encoding zinc finger protein 175 isoform X4: MDFSREEWQQLDPAQRHLYQDVMLEIYSHFFSVGYHIPNPEIIFRIEEGKEPWVRETELPCQRYHEGEFGLETPQREISEASFHNKMMGGVTRDGSWCSILEELWEQADPTEGDLKNQNKPSHQGVFFNKKTLNTERDCDYKDPGKVIQARPHLASSQKESHKHCSFAKRLKPNLEATHQNQSSTTTHLDDMVGSGQSVPHSSSSASCKNTHTGENFREGDTCTKAFSQKQLLTQHQVHTQEKPDTCTECGRDFTHKSHLLEQQRFHSVENLQECSKCGKAFTSQPKFGVCVIDHIGNIPYICKECGKVFIQRPELVTHQKTHTRKKPHKCHECGKTFFQMLSLFRHQRTHTREKLYECSECGKGFSQNSTLSIHQKIHTGERQYVCSECGKAFTQKSTLSLHQRIHSGEKSYVCIECGQAFIQKAHLIVHQRSHTGEKPYQCHSCGKSFISKSQLDIHHRIHTGEKPYECSDCGKTFTQKSHLNIHQKIHTGERHHVCSECGKAFNQKSILSMHQRIHTGEKPYKCSDCGKAFTSKSQFREHQRIHTGEKPYVCTACGKAFNGRSNFHKHQMTHNRERTFACYKCGNTFVEKSELITHQRTHIGEKPYECCDCGKSFSRKPQLKVHQRIHTGERPYVCSKCGKSFNNRSNFNKHQTTHTRDKSYKSS; this comes from the exons ACCTGTATCAGGATGTGATGCTGGAGATCTACAGCCACTTTTTCTCCGTGG GGTATCacattcccaacccagagatcattTTTAGGATTGAAGAAGGAAAGGAGCCATGGGTGAGAGAAACTGAACTCCCATGTCAGAGGTATCATG AAGGGGAGTTTGGGCTTGAAACCCCACAACGGGAGATTTCTGAAGCTTCATTTCACAATAAGATGATGGGTGGAGTCACAAGAGATGGTTCATGGTGTTCCATTTTAGAAGAACTGTGGGAACAAGCTGACCCAACAGAGGGAGAtctgaaaaatcaaaataaacctTCACATCAGGGAGTTTTCTTCAATAAGAAAACACTGAACACAGAGAGGGACTGTGACTACAAGGACCCTGGAAAAGTCATCCAGGCAAGGCCCCACCTTGCTTCTTCACAAAAGGAATCTCATAAACATTGCTCATTTGCAAAAAGGTTGAAGCCTAACCTAGAAGCAACTCATCAAAATCAAAGCAGTACCACAACACACCTTGATGATATGGTTGGATCTGGTCAGTCAGTCCCCCATAGCTCTTCCAGTGCCAGCTGCAAGAATACTCACACAGGAGAGAACTTCCGTGAAGGTGATACATGTACAAAAGCCTTCAGCCAGAAACAGTTACTCACACAACATCAAGTTCATACTCAGGAAAAACCAGATACGTGTACTGAATGTGGGAGGGACTTCACCCACAAGTCACACCTCCTTGAGCAACAGAGATTCCATAGTGTAGAAAATCTCCAGGAATGTAGTAAATGCGGGAAAGCCTTCACCTCACAACCAAAATTTGGGGTCTGTGTGATAGATCATATAGGTAACATACCATATATatgtaaggaatgtggaaaaGTCTTCATTCAGAGGCCAGAATTGGTTACACACCAGAAAACTCATACTAGAAAGAAGCCCCATAAATGCCATGAATGTGGAAAAACTTTCTTCCAGATGTTATCTCTCTTCAGACATCAGAGAACCCATACGAGAGAAAAACTCTAtgaatgcagtgaatgtgggaaaggcTTCTCCCAGAATTCAACTCTCAGTATACATCAGAAAATCCACACTGGTGAGCGACAGTATgtatgcagtgaatgtgggaaggccttcaCCCAGAAGTCAACACTCAGCTTGCACCAGAGAATCCATTCAGGGGAGAAGTCCTATGTGTGTATTGAATGTGGCCAGGCCTTTATCCAGAAGGCACACCTGATTGTACATCAGAGAagtcacactggagagaagccttatcaGTGTCACAGCTGCGGGAAATCCTTCATTTCCAAGTCACAACTTGATATACATCATCGAAtccacactggggagaaaccTTATGAATGCAGTGACTGTGGGAAGACCTTCACCCAAAAGTCACACCTCAACATACACCAGaaaattcacactggagaaagaCACCACGTGTGCAGTGAATGCGGGAAGGCCTTCAACCAGAAATCAATCCTCAGCATGCATCAGCGAATTCACACCGGAGAGAAGCCTTACAAATGCAGTGACTGTGGGAAGGCCTTTACTTCCAAGTCACAGTTCAGAGAGCATCAGCGGATCCACACGGGAGAGAAACCCTACGTATGCACTGCATGTGGGAAGGCTTTCAATGGTAGGTCAAATTTCCATAAACATCAGATGACTCACAATAGAGAGAGAACCTTTGCCTGTTACAAGTGTGGGAACACCTTCGTTGAGAAATCAGAGTTAATCACACATCAGAGAACGCATattggagagaaaccttatgaatGCTGTGACTGCGGGAAATCCTTCAGTAGGAAACCACAACTCAAAGTGCATCAACGAATTCACACAGGAGAGAGACCTTATGTGTGTTCCAAGTGTGGGAAGAGCTTCAACAACAGATCAAATTTTAATAAACACCAGACAACTCACACCAGAGATAAATCTTACAAAAGCAGTTAA
- the ZNF175 gene encoding zinc finger protein 175 isoform X5: protein MEGEFGLETPQREISEASFHNKMMGGVTRDGSWCSILEELWEQADPTEGDLKNQNKPSHQGVFFNKKTLNTERDCDYKDPGKVIQARPHLASSQKESHKHCSFAKRLKPNLEATHQNQSSTTTHLDDMVGSGQSVPHSSSSASCKNTHTGENFREGDTCTKAFSQKQLLTQHQVHTQEKPDTCTECGRDFTHKSHLLEQQRFHSVENLQECSKCGKAFTSQPKFGVCVIDHIGNIPYICKECGKVFIQRPELVTHQKTHTRKKPHKCHECGKTFFQMLSLFRHQRTHTREKLYECSECGKGFSQNSTLSIHQKIHTGERQYVCSECGKAFTQKSTLSLHQRIHSGEKSYVCIECGQAFIQKAHLIVHQRSHTGEKPYQCHSCGKSFISKSQLDIHHRIHTGEKPYECSDCGKTFTQKSHLNIHQKIHTGERHHVCSECGKAFNQKSILSMHQRIHTGEKPYKCSDCGKAFTSKSQFREHQRIHTGEKPYVCTACGKAFNGRSNFHKHQMTHNRERTFACYKCGNTFVEKSELITHQRTHIGEKPYECCDCGKSFSRKPQLKVHQRIHTGERPYVCSKCGKSFNNRSNFNKHQTTHTRDKSYKSS from the exons ATGG AAGGGGAGTTTGGGCTTGAAACCCCACAACGGGAGATTTCTGAAGCTTCATTTCACAATAAGATGATGGGTGGAGTCACAAGAGATGGTTCATGGTGTTCCATTTTAGAAGAACTGTGGGAACAAGCTGACCCAACAGAGGGAGAtctgaaaaatcaaaataaacctTCACATCAGGGAGTTTTCTTCAATAAGAAAACACTGAACACAGAGAGGGACTGTGACTACAAGGACCCTGGAAAAGTCATCCAGGCAAGGCCCCACCTTGCTTCTTCACAAAAGGAATCTCATAAACATTGCTCATTTGCAAAAAGGTTGAAGCCTAACCTAGAAGCAACTCATCAAAATCAAAGCAGTACCACAACACACCTTGATGATATGGTTGGATCTGGTCAGTCAGTCCCCCATAGCTCTTCCAGTGCCAGCTGCAAGAATACTCACACAGGAGAGAACTTCCGTGAAGGTGATACATGTACAAAAGCCTTCAGCCAGAAACAGTTACTCACACAACATCAAGTTCATACTCAGGAAAAACCAGATACGTGTACTGAATGTGGGAGGGACTTCACCCACAAGTCACACCTCCTTGAGCAACAGAGATTCCATAGTGTAGAAAATCTCCAGGAATGTAGTAAATGCGGGAAAGCCTTCACCTCACAACCAAAATTTGGGGTCTGTGTGATAGATCATATAGGTAACATACCATATATatgtaaggaatgtggaaaaGTCTTCATTCAGAGGCCAGAATTGGTTACACACCAGAAAACTCATACTAGAAAGAAGCCCCATAAATGCCATGAATGTGGAAAAACTTTCTTCCAGATGTTATCTCTCTTCAGACATCAGAGAACCCATACGAGAGAAAAACTCTAtgaatgcagtgaatgtgggaaaggcTTCTCCCAGAATTCAACTCTCAGTATACATCAGAAAATCCACACTGGTGAGCGACAGTATgtatgcagtgaatgtgggaaggccttcaCCCAGAAGTCAACACTCAGCTTGCACCAGAGAATCCATTCAGGGGAGAAGTCCTATGTGTGTATTGAATGTGGCCAGGCCTTTATCCAGAAGGCACACCTGATTGTACATCAGAGAagtcacactggagagaagccttatcaGTGTCACAGCTGCGGGAAATCCTTCATTTCCAAGTCACAACTTGATATACATCATCGAAtccacactggggagaaaccTTATGAATGCAGTGACTGTGGGAAGACCTTCACCCAAAAGTCACACCTCAACATACACCAGaaaattcacactggagaaagaCACCACGTGTGCAGTGAATGCGGGAAGGCCTTCAACCAGAAATCAATCCTCAGCATGCATCAGCGAATTCACACCGGAGAGAAGCCTTACAAATGCAGTGACTGTGGGAAGGCCTTTACTTCCAAGTCACAGTTCAGAGAGCATCAGCGGATCCACACGGGAGAGAAACCCTACGTATGCACTGCATGTGGGAAGGCTTTCAATGGTAGGTCAAATTTCCATAAACATCAGATGACTCACAATAGAGAGAGAACCTTTGCCTGTTACAAGTGTGGGAACACCTTCGTTGAGAAATCAGAGTTAATCACACATCAGAGAACGCATattggagagaaaccttatgaatGCTGTGACTGCGGGAAATCCTTCAGTAGGAAACCACAACTCAAAGTGCATCAACGAATTCACACAGGAGAGAGACCTTATGTGTGTTCCAAGTGTGGGAAGAGCTTCAACAACAGATCAAATTTTAATAAACACCAGACAACTCACACCAGAGATAAATCTTACAAAAGCAGTTAA
- the LOC133054752 gene encoding cytoplasmic tRNA 2-thiolation protein 1-like: protein MSPRGPPGVVGPAGPRAVSTTDSTAAWVPGGCRRVDPKSSGSRSSICFRAFSEPGPSRLGSILENQPLPPLQDPTMPAPQCASCNKARAALRRPRSGQALCGACFCVAFEAEVLHTVVAGRLLPPGAVVAVGASGGKDSTVLAHVLRELAPRLDISLHLVAVDEGIGGYRDAALAAVRRQAARWELPLTVVAYADLFGGWTMDAVARSTAGSGRSRACCTFCGVLRRRALEEGARLVGATHVVTGHNADDMAETVLMNFLRGDAGRLARGGGLGSPGEGGALPRCRPLQLASQKEVVLYAHFRRLDYFSEECVYAPEAFRGHARDLLKMLEAARPSAVLDLVHSAERLALAPAARPPPPGACSRCGALASRALCQACALLDGLNRGRPRLAIGKGRRGLDEEGPPREPQPSRPPTSQPVPDF, encoded by the exons ATGTCGCCGCGAGGACCGCCGGGAGTTGTAGGCCCAGCTGGTCCGAGGGCAGTAAGCACCACCGACTCAACCGCCGCATGGGTACCTGGGGGATGTCGGCGTGTAGACCCAAAGTCTTCTGGAAGTCGTAGTTCTATTTGCTTCCGCGCTTTCTCGGAGCCTGGACCTTCCCGCCTGGGTTCTATTCTG GAGAACCAACCCCTCCCGCCTCTCCAGGACCCCACGATGCCGGCCCCACAGTGCGCCTCTTGCAACAAGGCGCGCGCCGCCCTCCGCCGTCCGCGCTCGGGCCAGGCGCTGTGCGGCGCCTGCTTCTGCGTCGCCTTCGAGGCCGAGGTGCTGCACACGGTGGTCGCGGGCCGCCTGCTGCCACCCGGCGCCGTGGTGGCCGTAGGCGCCTCGGGCGGCAAGGACTCCACGGTGCTGGCGCACGTGCTGCGCGAGCTGGCCCCGCGCCTGGACATCTCTCTACACCTCGTGGCGGTGGACGAGGGCATCGGCGGCTACCGGGACGCGGCGCTGGCGGCCGTGCGGCGGCAGGCGGCGCGCTGGGAGCTCCCGCTCACTGTCGTGGCCTACGCGGACCTCTTCGGGGGCTGGACGATGGACGCCGTGGCCCGCAGCACGGCCGGCTCCGGCCGCAGCCGCGCCTGTTGCACCTTCTGCGGGGTGCTGCGGCGCCGCGCGCTGGAGGAAGGGGCGCGCCTCGTGGGAGCCACGCACGTCGTGACCG gacacAACGCGGACGACATGGCGGAGACGGTGCTCATGAACTTCCTGCGGGGCGACGCGGGCCGGCTGGCGCGGGGCGGGGGCCTGGGCTCCCCGGGCGAGGGGGGCGCCCTGCCGCGCTGCCGCCCGCTGCAGCTGGCGTCGCAGAAGGAGGTGGTGCTGTACGCGCACTTCCGCCGCCTCGACTACTTCTCCGAGGAGTGCGTGTACGCGCCCGAGGCCTTCCGCGGCCACGCGCGCGACCTGCTCAAGATGCTGGAGGCGGCGCGGCCGTCGGCGGTGCTGGACCTGGTACACTCGGCCGAGCGCCTGGCGCTGGCCCCGGCCGCGCGGCCCCCGCCGCCCGGCGCCTGCTCCCGCTGCGGGGCGCTGGCCAGCCGCGCGCTCTGCCAGGCCTGCGCGCTCCTGGACGGCCTGAACCGCGGCCGGCCCCGCCTGGCCATCGGCAAGGGCCGCCGGGGGCTGGACGAGGAGGGGCCGCCGCGGGAGCCGCAGCCGTCCCGACCGCCGACTTCCCAGCCGGTCCCCGACTTCTAG
- the SIGLEC5 gene encoding sialic acid-binding Ig-like lectin 5 isoform X2, producing the protein MLPLLLLPLLWGGSLQELPSFELRVQESVTVQACMDVGVACSFSYPWSSAYWSAEPSIYWFRERDTPHDDAVATNARHKRVKPETQGRFLLVGDPRDKDCSLIIKEARLSDSGAYYLRVERGFNEKYSYLDKKLNLQVTEKPNIQFLEPLESGRPTKLTCSLSLACDDRHPLLFSWMWDALDAMNLNTIHSPELTLTPRPQDHDSKLTCRVTLQGLQVTLERTIQLNVSYAPRHLRISLSFRNVTALKILQNTSSVLISETPALQLLCVADSNPPAQLSWFQGSPAPEAAPISSTGVLALPYLESAETEFTCRAQNALGSQNTSLNLFMVSPPHLLGPSCSQEDEGLRCSCSSRARPAPSLRWRLGEGLLEGNFSNASFEVSSGSAGPWTNSSLRLLEGLSSSLSLSCEALNVYGVRSGSALLLPGRPAFLALGALGGAGAGALLSACLCLLLFFIVKARRKQAATRPEGVDDEDPVMGTVAWGSRQKPCPDSPTDQTVLSPAEDAPPPGEQEELHYASLSFHEMTSREPQDQEATSTEYSEIKTS; encoded by the exons ATgctgcccctgctgctgctgcccctgcTCTGGGGGG GGTCCCTGCAGGAGCTTCCAAGTTTCGAGCTCCGAGTGCAGGAATCCGTGACGGTGCAGGCGTGCATGGACGTCGGCGTGGCCTGCTCCTTCTCCTACCCCTGGAGTTCGGCGTATTGGTCTGCTGAGCCCTCCATCTACTGGTTCCGGGAAAGGGACACCCCACACGATGATGCTGTGGCCACAAACGCCCGACATAAGCGAGTGAAACCAGAGACCCAGGGCCGATTCCTCCTCGTCGGGGACCCCAGGGACAAGGACTGCTCCCTGATCATCAAAGAGGCCAGGCTGAGCGACTCAGGAGCCTACTACTTGCGAGTGGAGAGAGGATTTAATGAGAAATATAGTTACCTTGATAAGAAGCTGAATTTGCAGGTGACAG AGAAACCCAACATCCAGTTTCTGGAGCCTCTGGAGTCTGGCCGCCCCACAAAGCTGACCTGCAGCCTCTCGCTAGCCTGTGATGACAGACACCCTCTCCTGTTCTCCTGGATGTGGGATGCCCTTGATGCCATGAACCTAAACACCATCCACTCCCCGGAGCTCACCCTCACCCCTAGGCCCCAGGACCACGACAGCAAACTCACCTGCCGGGTGACACTCCAGGGACTTCAGGTGACCCTGGAGAGAACCATCCAGCTCAACGTCTCCT ATGCTCCGAGGCACCTCCGCATCAGCCTCTCCTTCAGAAACGTCACAG CCCTCAAGATTCTGCAGAACACCTCGTCCGTTCTCATCTCAGAGACCCCAGCTCTGCAGCTGCTGTGTGTCGCTGACAGCAACCCCCCTGCACAGCTGAGCTGGTTCCAGGGGTCCCCAGCCCCGGAGGCTGCCCCCATCTCCAGCACCGGGGTCCTGGCGCTGCCGTATTTAGAAAGTGCAGAGACAGAGTTCACCTGCCGGGCTCAGAACGCGTTGGGCTCCCAAAATACCTCCCTGAACCTCTTCATGGTCT CCCCCCCGCATCTGCTGGGCCCCTCCTGCTCCCAGGAGGACGAGGGTCTGCGCTGCAGCTGCTCCTCCCGAGCCCGGCCGGCCCCCTCCCTGCGCTGGCGGCTGGGCGAGGGGCTGCTGGAGGGGAACTTCAGCAATGCCTCCTTCGAGGTCAGCTCCGGCTCCGCCGGGCCCTGGACCAACAGCTCCCTGAGACTCCTCGAGGGGCTCAGCTCCAGCCTCAGCCTCAGCTGCGAGGCTCTGAACGTCTACGGGGTCCGGAGCGGGTCTGCCCTGCTGCTGCCAG GGAGACCTGCATTCCTGGCTCTTGGGGCTCTCGGAGGCGctggtgcaggggccctgctgtccGCGTGCTTGTGTCtccttttgtttttcat AGTGAAAGCCCGCAGAAAGCAGGCAGCCACGAGACCAGAGGGTGTGGATGATGAAGACCCGGTCATGGGTACCGTCGCCTGG GGTTCCAGGCAAAAGCCTTGCCCAGACAGCCCCACCGACCAGACGGTGCTGTCCCCTGCAGAGGACGCCCCACCCCCAGGGGAACAGGAGGAGCTCCATTATGCCTCCCTCAGCTTTCATGAGATGACATCTCGGGAGCCTCAGGACCAAGAGGCCACCAGCACCGAGTACTCTGAGATCAAAACAAGCTAA
- the SIGLEC5 gene encoding sialic acid-binding Ig-like lectin 5 isoform X1 — translation MLPLLLLPLLWGGSLQELPSFELRVQESVTVQACMDVGVACSFSYPWSSAYWSAEPSIYWFRERDTPHDDAVATNARHKRVKPETQGRFLLVGDPRDKDCSLIIKEARLSDSGAYYLRVERGFNEKYSYLDKKLNLQVTEKPNIQFLEPLESGRPTKLTCSLSLACDDRHPLLFSWMWDALDAMNLNTIHSPELTLTPRPQDHDSKLTCRVTLQGLQVTLERTIQLNVSSSPCLSAPDAPRHLRISLSFRNVTALKILQNTSSVLISETPALQLLCVADSNPPAQLSWFQGSPAPEAAPISSTGVLALPYLESAETEFTCRAQNALGSQNTSLNLFMVSPPHLLGPSCSQEDEGLRCSCSSRARPAPSLRWRLGEGLLEGNFSNASFEVSSGSAGPWTNSSLRLLEGLSSSLSLSCEALNVYGVRSGSALLLPGRPAFLALGALGGAGAGALLSACLCLLLFFIVKARRKQAATRPEGVDDEDPVMGTVAWGSRQKPCPDSPTDQTVLSPAEDAPPPGEQEELHYASLSFHEMTSREPQDQEATSTEYSEIKTS, via the exons ATgctgcccctgctgctgctgcccctgcTCTGGGGGG GGTCCCTGCAGGAGCTTCCAAGTTTCGAGCTCCGAGTGCAGGAATCCGTGACGGTGCAGGCGTGCATGGACGTCGGCGTGGCCTGCTCCTTCTCCTACCCCTGGAGTTCGGCGTATTGGTCTGCTGAGCCCTCCATCTACTGGTTCCGGGAAAGGGACACCCCACACGATGATGCTGTGGCCACAAACGCCCGACATAAGCGAGTGAAACCAGAGACCCAGGGCCGATTCCTCCTCGTCGGGGACCCCAGGGACAAGGACTGCTCCCTGATCATCAAAGAGGCCAGGCTGAGCGACTCAGGAGCCTACTACTTGCGAGTGGAGAGAGGATTTAATGAGAAATATAGTTACCTTGATAAGAAGCTGAATTTGCAGGTGACAG AGAAACCCAACATCCAGTTTCTGGAGCCTCTGGAGTCTGGCCGCCCCACAAAGCTGACCTGCAGCCTCTCGCTAGCCTGTGATGACAGACACCCTCTCCTGTTCTCCTGGATGTGGGATGCCCTTGATGCCATGAACCTAAACACCATCCACTCCCCGGAGCTCACCCTCACCCCTAGGCCCCAGGACCACGACAGCAAACTCACCTGCCGGGTGACACTCCAGGGACTTCAGGTGACCCTGGAGAGAACCATCCAGCTCAACGTCTCCT CAAGCCCATGTCTTTCTGCCCCAGATGCTCCGAGGCACCTCCGCATCAGCCTCTCCTTCAGAAACGTCACAG CCCTCAAGATTCTGCAGAACACCTCGTCCGTTCTCATCTCAGAGACCCCAGCTCTGCAGCTGCTGTGTGTCGCTGACAGCAACCCCCCTGCACAGCTGAGCTGGTTCCAGGGGTCCCCAGCCCCGGAGGCTGCCCCCATCTCCAGCACCGGGGTCCTGGCGCTGCCGTATTTAGAAAGTGCAGAGACAGAGTTCACCTGCCGGGCTCAGAACGCGTTGGGCTCCCAAAATACCTCCCTGAACCTCTTCATGGTCT CCCCCCCGCATCTGCTGGGCCCCTCCTGCTCCCAGGAGGACGAGGGTCTGCGCTGCAGCTGCTCCTCCCGAGCCCGGCCGGCCCCCTCCCTGCGCTGGCGGCTGGGCGAGGGGCTGCTGGAGGGGAACTTCAGCAATGCCTCCTTCGAGGTCAGCTCCGGCTCCGCCGGGCCCTGGACCAACAGCTCCCTGAGACTCCTCGAGGGGCTCAGCTCCAGCCTCAGCCTCAGCTGCGAGGCTCTGAACGTCTACGGGGTCCGGAGCGGGTCTGCCCTGCTGCTGCCAG GGAGACCTGCATTCCTGGCTCTTGGGGCTCTCGGAGGCGctggtgcaggggccctgctgtccGCGTGCTTGTGTCtccttttgtttttcat AGTGAAAGCCCGCAGAAAGCAGGCAGCCACGAGACCAGAGGGTGTGGATGATGAAGACCCGGTCATGGGTACCGTCGCCTGG GGTTCCAGGCAAAAGCCTTGCCCAGACAGCCCCACCGACCAGACGGTGCTGTCCCCTGCAGAGGACGCCCCACCCCCAGGGGAACAGGAGGAGCTCCATTATGCCTCCCTCAGCTTTCATGAGATGACATCTCGGGAGCCTCAGGACCAAGAGGCCACCAGCACCGAGTACTCTGAGATCAAAACAAGCTAA